AGGACGCGAGCGGGAGCAGCGCATCGAGAAGCTCGACCGGCTGCGCGAGATGGGGATAGAGCCGTATCCGTACCGTTTCGAGCGCACGCACCGGATCGGCGAGGCGATCGAGGCGGGCGAGGAGCTGATCGAGCGGAAGGAGACTGTCGCGCTCGCCGGGCGCTTCACGGCCGTGCGGGGGCACGGGCACACGTCCTTCGGCGACATCAGGGACGACACCGCCCGGATCCAGATCTACATCAAGGACGCCGATGTCGACGAGAAGACGTTCGCGCTCTTCAGGCTTCTCGACGTCGGCGACATCGTCGGTCTCCGCGGCCATCTCTTCCGGACGCGCACCGGGGAGCTGACGCTCCACGTCGCCGGGCTCGAGCTGCTCGGCAAGTCGCTTTTGCCCCTGCCGGAGAAGTACCACGGGCTCAAGGACAAGGAAATCAGGTACCGCCGCCGGTACCTCGATCTCATCGTGAACGACGAGGTGCTCGGCGTCTTTTTGACGCGCTCGCGCATCATCGAGAGTCTGCGGCGGTTCCTCTCCGCCAACCGGTTCATCGAGGTCGAGACGCCGATCCTGCAGCCGATCTACGGCGGGGCACTCGCCCGCCCCTTCGTCACCCACCACAACGCCCTCGACATACCCCTCTACCTGCGGATCGCCGACGAGCTCTATCTCAAGCGGCTCATCGTGGGGGGGATGGAACGGGTCTGCGAGTTCGCGAAGGACTTCCGCAACGAGGGGATGGACCGTTCGCACAATCCCGAGTTCACCATGCTGGAGTGCTACGCCGCCTGGTGGGACTACCGCGACATGATGGCCTTCGTCGAGGAGATGTGGACGACGCTCGCGCGCGAGATCGTCGGCGCGACGACGATCTCCTACGGAGAGCACAAGATCGACCTCGCCGCCCCGTGGCGCCGGCTCGCCTTCCACGATGCGATCGCGGAGAAGACGGGGCGGAGCCTGCGCGACGCCGACGAGGCGGCTATCGCCGGCGCGGCGAAAAAGGCGGGGATCGACGTCGACGGGTTGACCGGACGGGGCGAGCTGCTCGACGCGATCTTCTCGGAGCTCGTCGAGCCGGAGCTGATCCAGCCGGTGTTCATCACCGACTACCCGATCGAGCTCTCCCCGCTCGCCAAGGTCCACCGGAGCGAGCCGGGGCTCGTCGAGCGGTTCGAGCCGTACATCGCGGGCTTCGAGGTGGGAAACGCCTTCAGCGAGCTGAACGATCCCCTCGACCAGCGGGCGAGGTTCGAGGACCAGGCGCGGATGCGCGCCGCCGGGGCCGAGGAGGTCCACCCGGTCGACGAGGATTACCTCCGGGCGCTCGAGTACGGGATGCCGCCGACCGGCGGGCTCGGCGTCGGCATCGACCGGCTCGTGATGCTTCTCACCGATTCCCCCTCGATCCGCGACGTCATCCTCTTTCCGCAGATGCGGCCAGAGAAAGGCCGCTGACAGGGAGCCGCGCGGATGCACTATTCCATCTCCATCGCCATGCGCTATCTCCGGACCCGCCGGCGGGCGGGCCTGGTATCGCGCGTGACGATGATCGCCGTCGGGGGGACCTTCGTCGGCGTGACGGCCCTGGTCATCGTCCTTTCCCTGATGAACGGCTTCGAGACCGAACTCAGGAGCCGCATCATCGGATTCAACACGCACGTGCTCCTCTTCGCCCACACCCCCTCGGCGTGGGAGGGGATCGATTCGGTCGCGGCGATCGTCGACAGCATCCCCGAGGTGCTCGGCACGGCGCCCTTCGTGCGGGGCGAGGCCCTGACCTACTACGAGCTCATCCCCGGCGTGCGCGTCAAGACGCTGGGCGTGATCGTCAAGGGCATCGATCTCGAGCGGGAACGGTTCGTCTCGACCGTCGTCGATTCGATCACGCCGCCGATCACCACGTTCAGAACGAGCGGCTTCGACGACGGCGACGACCTGCCGGGGATCGTCCTCGGGAGGGATCTCGCCGACGCGCTCAGGATCGCGATCGGCGAGAAGATGAGCCTCGTCACCGCGCCGGCGCGTCTCGTGCTGGGGAAGGTCAAGCCCCGAACGAAGGAGTTCCGCGTCGCCGGCTATTTCCGGACGGGCGTCTACGAGTTCGATTCGCGCTTCGCCTACGTCGGCCTGGGGGAGGCGGAGGCGCTCTTCGACTTCGAGGGCGCGTCCCACGGGCTCGGCGTGAAGATCGAGGACATCTACCGGGCCGCGGACGTCGACGAGGCGATCCGCGGACGCCTCGCCGTCTGGGAATACGGCACGAACAACTGGATCAACCAGAACCGGAACCTCTTCAGCTACATAAAGGTAGAGAAGATCCTGATGTTCCTCCTGCTCGCCCTGATCATCCTCATCGCGGCCTTCAACCTCGTCGGCATGCTGACGATGGTGATCATGGAGAAACGGAGCGAGATCGGCATCCTCCGCTCGATGGGAGCGTCCTCCGGCGGGATCATGTCGATCTTCATGTTCGAGGGCACGCTCATCGGCTCGCTGGGCACGGGCGCCGGCGTGGCGGCCGGACTCGCGATCTGCGCTCTGCTCGACAAGATAGAGCTCGGGCTTCCGCCGGACGTCTATTTCATCAACACGCTGCCGGTGGTGGTGCAGCCCCTCGACGTTCTGCTCATCGCGGCCGCGTCGCTCGCGATCTCCTTTCTCGCGACGGTCTACCCGAGCTGGGAGGCATGCCGCGTGACGCCGCTCGACGCGATACGGTACGATTGACCGGGCCGGTCCCGCTTGCCCGCGGGACGCGCGGGGCCCTATATTCGGAGAAGAGAGATGAACATCCTCGAGGCAGAGAAGCTCGACAGGACCTTTCCCGGGACGACGACGCCGATCAGCGTCCTCAAGGGCGTCGACTTCGCCGTCGCGCAGGGGGAGGTCGTCGTGATCCTCGGCGCCTCGGGCGCCGGGAAGAGCACGCTGCTGCACATTCTCGGTACGCTCGATCGTCCCGACGGCGGTCGCGTCCTGATCCGGGGGGTCGATACGACGGCATGCGGCGAGCGCGAGCTCGACCGTATCCGCAACCGCGATCTCGGGTTCGTCTTCCAGTTCCACTACCTGCTCCCCGAGTTCAGCGCGATCGAGAACGTGATGATGCCGGCCGTTCTCGGCGGCCGTCCGCGGGCGGAAGCCGAGAAACGGGCCCGCATGCTCCTCTCGCGGGTCGCCCTCTCCGATCGCGTGGCGCATCGTCCCGCGGAGCTCTCCGGCGGCGAGCAGCAGCGGGTCGCCGTCGCGCGGGCCCTGATGAACGATCCGGGGATCGTGCTCGCCGACGAGCCCTCGGGCAACCTCGACGAGACGAACAGCGAGAGCCTTCACGCGCTGCTCGTCGAGTTGAGCCGGAGCACGGGAGAAAGCTTCGTGGTGGTGACCCACAAGCGTGAGCTCGCCGAGCGGGCCGACCGCGGCCTGCGTCTCGAAAACGGCCGGCTTTCGCCGATCTGACGGGCGGTTTGCATGCTGTGCCAGTTCTGCAGGAAACGCGAGGCGACGATCCACTTCACGAACGTAATGGGCGACACGGTGGAGAAGATCCATCTCTGCCGGCAGTGCGCCGACGAGAAGGGTTTCGATTACCTCAAGAAGAGCAACTTCACGATGGAGCATCTCCTCTCCGGGCTGATGAGCGACGCGGCGGGCGCCGCCCCGGCGGGCATGCGCGACCGGTGTCCGAACTGCGGAGCGACCCTGGCGTCGATCATGAAGGCCGGGAAGATCGGCTGCTCGGCGTGCTACGAACACTTCGGGGAGGGGCTCATGCCGTCGCTCAGCCACATGCACGGCAATACCCGCCACCGCGGCAAGATTCCCGGACGTCTCGGCGGCCCGAGCCGGCGGCGCCGGCTCGAGGATCTCCGCCGGGAGCTCGCGGACGCCGTCGCCGAGGAGCGCTACGAGCGGGCCGCGGAGATCCGCGACGAGATCCGCTCGATCGGCTCGACGGACGAGGGGGGGGCGGACTGATGGGGGCGATCGACGAGCTGATCAGCGAGCCTGCCTCGTGGCTCTCGGGACAGAACGAGGAGAGCGAGCTGGTGATGTCCTCCCGCGTGCGGCTGGCCCGCAACCTCGATCTGCGCTCCTTCACGCACCGGGCGGACGCCGCGGAACTGGCCGCCATCCGCGACGAGGTGCGCGGGGCGATCGGGGAGACCGCCTCCCTCGGCGGGGCCATCGTCATCGATCTCGACGACGCTCCCGAGCCGGACCGGATGCTGCTCGCCGAACGGCGCCTCGTCTCCCTGGCGATGGTGAAGAAGCACGTCGGCCGCAGCCTCGTCGTGGACAGGACGGAATCGATGAGCGTGATGATCAACGAGGAGGATCATCTCCGGCTGCAGGCCGTCTCGTCGGGGCTGAGCCTCGGCGAGGCGTTCGCCCGCATCGACGGCCTGGACGACGAGATCGACGGCCGGCTGCCGTACGCCTGGTCGGAGCGGCTCGGCTATCTCACCGCCTGCGCGACCAACGTCGGCACGGGCATGCGCGTCTCGGCGATGGTCCATCTCCCCGGTCTCGTTCGCAACAAGGACATCGCGCCGGTCCTCGACGGCCTCAGCCACGTCCGCCTCACCGTCCGCGGCGCCTACGGCGAGGGCTCTCAGGCGATGGGCAATTTCTTCCAGGTCTCCAACAGCATCACCCTCGGGGTCTCCGAGGCCGATACCGTGCGGAACCTCGTGAGCCATGTCCGTAAGCTGTTGGAATTCGAGAAAAAGGCCCGCGAGGTGCTGATGCGGAAGGCACGGAGTTTGCTGGAGGATTCCATATGGCGGGCCGCGGGCATTCTGCGGACCGCGAGGGTGCTGACGTCGAAGGAAGCGATGGGCCTGATATCCTCGGTGCGGATGGGCGTCGGGATGGGCATCATCACCGACGTCGGCCTCGCCGATATCAACGAGATGACGATCATGATACAGCCCATGCATCTGCAGTTCCTCTTCCGGCGCGCGATGGACGCCGAGGAGCGGGACCGGTGCCGGGCGGATTACGTGCGCGCCCGGTTCGGCGGATGAGGCGCCGGGCGGGCTGAGGAAAGGAAGCGGGCAGAACGATGAACGACAAGTTCACCGAACGGGTCAGGAAGGTCATCTACCTCGCGAGGGACGAGGCGAACCGTCTCCAGCACGAGTACATCGGCACCGAGCATCTCCTCCTCGGGATCGTCCGCGAGGGTGAGGGGATCGCCGCGATGGTGCTGCGCAAGCTCGACCTCGATTTCGAGCAGATCCAGCAGGCGGTGGAGAACCTCGTGAAGCCGGTCGGGGGGACGCTCACGATCGGCGAGGTGCCGCTCACGCCGCGTGCGAAGCGGGTCCTCGAGCTCGCCGTCGAGGAGGCGCGCCTGCTCGGCCATTCCTACGTCGGCACGGAACACCTGCTCCTCGGCCTCATCCGGGAGGGGGACGGCGTGGCCGCGCGGGTGCTGCTCGAACTCGGCGTCGACCGCAAGCGCGTGCGCGACGAGATCATGAAGATCCTCGCGCGCAGCGGCGGGCCCGGCGCGAAGCGCGCCATCAAGGAGAAGAGCGAGACGCCGACGCTCGACCAGTTCGGCCGCGACCTGACGCAGCTCGCGCGCGACAACAAGCTCGACCCGATCATCGGCCGCGACCACGAGATCGGCCGTATCGTCCAGATCCTCTGCAGGCGGAAAAAGAACAATCCCGTTTTGATCGGCGAGCCGGGCGTCGGGAAGACGGCGATCGTCGAGGGACTCGCCCAGCGGATCGTCGAGAGCAAGGTGCCCGAATTGCTCCGGGACAAGAGGATAACCACGCTCGATCTCGCATCAATCGTTGCGGGAACGAAATACAGGGGACAGTTCGAGGAACGTCTCAAGACGATCATCAACGAGATCCGCGACAACGAGCAGGTGATCATCTTCATCGACGAGATCCACACGATCGTCGGCGCCGGCGGTGCCGAGGGGGCGATCGACGCCTCGAACATGCTCAAGCCCGCCCTCGCCCGCGGCGAGATCCAGTGCATCGGGGCGACGACGCTCGACGAGTACCGCAAGCACATCGAGAAGGACGGCGCCCTCGAGCGCCGGTTCCAGTCGGTCATCATCAATCCGCCGACCGAGAACGAGACGATCCGGATCATCAAGGGGCTCCGCGACAAGTACGAGGCCCATCACCGGACGAAGTTCACCGACGAGGCCATCACGCAGGCCGTGCACCTCTCGCAGCGGTACATCCAGGGCAGATTCCTCCCCGACAAGGCGATCGACATCATCGACGAGGCGGGGGCGCGGGCGCGCCTGACCGTCACGACCGTGCCGGAGGAGCTCCGCAAGATCGAGAAACGCATCGAGGAGGTCGCCCTCGAGAAGGAATCGGCGATCCAGGCCCAGGAATTCGAGAAGGCCGCCGCCTTCCGCGACACGGAGAAGGAGCTCCGGGGCACCCTGCAGGAGATGCACCGCGAGTGGAGCGAATCCCGGCAGGAGAAGGAGTCGGTCGTCACCGAGAAGGACATCGCGGCCGTCATCTCGGAGATGACCGGTATCCCCGTCTCCGACGTCGAGGAGGAGGAGACGGTCAAGCTCCTCAATCTCGAGGGGGAGCTGCGCAGGCGGGTCGTCGGCCAGGAGGAGGCCCTCAAGGCGATCGCCACCGCCGTGCGCCGGAACCGCGCGGGCCTGCGCGATCCGCGGCGTCCGATCGGTTCCTTCATCTTCCTCGGACCGACGGGCGTGGGCAAGACCGAACTCGCCCGCACGCTCTCGGCCACCCTCTTCGAGAGCGAGGACGCCCTCATCCAGATCGACATGTCGGAGTACATGGAGAAGTTCGCCATCTCGCGGCTCGTCGGCGCGCCCCCGGGATACGTGGGGTACGAGGAGGGAGGCCAGCTCACCGAGAAGGTGCGCCGCAAGCCCTACTCCGTCGTGCTGCTCGACGAGATCGAGAAGGCGCACCCGGATGTCTTCAACCTCCTTCTGCAGATCCTCGAGGAGGGGTCGCTCACCGATTCCTTCGGCCGCCGGGTCGATTTCAAGAACACCGTCCTGATCATGACCTCCAACGTCGGGGCCAAGGAGGTCAAGGGCAGGAAGGGGATGGGTTTCGTCTCCGACGAGGACGATGCCGGCTACCAGCACATGAAGTCGAAGATCCTCGATGCGGCGAAGCAGCTCTTCAATCCCGAGTTCATCAACCGTCTCGACGAGATCATCGTCTTCCGCCAGCTCCTCCGCGAGGATCTCATGCAGATCATCGAGATCCTCCTCGCCGATCTCTACAGGCGGCTCGAGTCGCAGGGGCTCGATTTCGAGATCACGATGGAGGCGAAGGAGTACATCCTCGACCGGGGCTTCGATCCCGAGCTCGGCGCCCGCCCCCTCAAGCGGGCGATCCAGAAGCTGCTCGAGGATCCGCTCTCCGAGCGGATGCTCTCCGGGGCGATCACCAGGAACGAGCGGCTCCGGATCACCACCGACCCCGGGGCGAAGACCCTCCTCTTCGAGACGGTGAAGCAGACCCAGCCCTGAGCCGGAACCTTCTTCCGGCGCGGACGTACAACCACCAGGCATCCCCCGTGGCCGGTCCATCGCGACCGGCCGCGGCGCATCCGGCGGGTGTTTTATCGGCGATCCCCGCGGAGGGCGATTTCGGTTTGCAGGGACCGGGGGGCTGTGCTAGCATTCACCGAATTTGTCCGGGAGGAAACGCGGATGGCCCGCACGAGACTCGCGTGCATGACGATGACGATGCTCCTTCTCCTCGCCGCGCCGGCGATCGCGCAGAGGATCGACCGCATCGAGGTCAGGGGGAACAGGAATATCTCCGCGGAGAGGATCATCTCGATCTTCGGCCTCAGGGAAGGTGTCGATTTCCGTCCCGAGGCCGTCACGGCGGGGATCAAGCGTCTCGTCCGCTCGAAGGATTTCGCCGACATCCGGGCCTTCCGGCGGATCGAGGGCGGGGCGGTGACGATCGTCCTCGAGGTGCAGGAGTATCCCCGGGTGAGCCGCGTCGTCGTCGAGGGCACCGACAAGCTCAAAAAGAGCGACGTCGAGGCCAAGATCCTCCTGCGTGAAGGCTTCTTCGCGCGCCCGTCGATCATGACGAAGGACGCCGAGGCGATCCGCGCGCTCTACGCCGAGAAGGGATACAACCGCACGCGGGTCGAGACGGTCACGGGAACGCCCGACGACGACGGCCGGGCGGTGGTGCTCTATCGCATCCGCGAGGGCGGCAAGATCAAGATCCGCCACATCGATTTCCTGGGCAACGGCCAGATCGACTCGAAGACGCTCCGCGACGCGATGGAGAGCAGCGAGGACCGATGGTGGCGCGGCGGCGATCTCAAGCCGAAGCAGATCGAGGAGGATCTCAAGACCCTCCGGCGGCTCTACGAGAACGAGGGATACCTCGACGCAACCGTCGAACTGGCCTCGCAGGAGGAGGTCGACGGGGGGGGGAAGGTCGATCTCTTCATCGCCGTCGACGAGGGGCCGCGGTACGTTCTCGGTGATATCACCTGGTCGGGGAACGAGACGGTCACCGACGAGGAGATCGCCGCCTTGATCACGGTCGAGGAAGGGGATCCCTACGCCCGCGAGATGATCGAGATCGGGCAGGTCGGGCAGGTCAACAGCCTCTACTGGGAGCGGGGGTACATCTGGAGCAGGGTGATTCCCGAGCGGTCGATCCGACGCCGGCGCATCGACCTCGATCTGCAGATCGTCGAGAACGATCCGGCGTACATCAGGGAGATCAAGATCTCCGGCAATGCCAAGACCTTCGAGGACGTCATCCGGCGCGAGTTCCGGACCTACCCGGGCGACAAGTTCGAGCTGAACCGCGTGCAGCGGAGCCTCAGGGACGTCTTCCAGCTCGGGTACTTCGCCGGTCCCCCGAACATCGACACCGAGCCGGTGAACGACGCGGGAGACATCAACCTGCTCATCGCCGTCGAGGAGAAGCAGACGGGTAACTTCAAGTTCGGCTTCGGTTTCTCCCAGCTCTACTCCGCGAGCGGATTCTTCGGCATCCAGGAGCCGAATTTTCTCGGCAGGGGCAACAGCATCGCCCTCGACTGGGAGTTCGGAAAGTACCGGACCAACCTGAACTGCCGGTACACCGAGCCGAACCTCTTCGGCACCGAGACGGCCTTCACCGTCAATCTCTTCAACTGGATACTCGACCGGGTGCAGCAGCTCTACTACACCGACCGCAGGAAGGGCTTCTCGCTGCAGCTCGGTCATCCCTTCCCGCTGCTCGACTACACGCGGATCTCCGGCTCCTACCGGCTCGAGCAGGTCGAGCTCTCGAACTTCTCCGAGAGCTACCCCGAGACGGGGGCGCTCCGGGAGGTCGACTGGCCGCTCAACAAGAGCTCGTTCATGCTGTCGCTCACCCGGAACTCGACCGACAGCCCCTTCCACCCGACGACGGGGTCGGTCACGAGCCTGAGCACCGAGTTCGCCGGCGGACCCCTCGGGGGAAACGTGAAGTTCATCCGCTACACTGCCGGCATGTCGTGGTTCCGCAACATCTTCTGGAAGTTCACGTTCCATCTCGACATGACCGCCGGTCTGATCGACGACTTCGGCGGCGCGGGGGGGGTCCAGGACTACGAGAAGTACCGGCTCGGCGGAAACCGCCGTTACGCGTTGCGGGGCTACGATTTCTACGAGGTCGTCCCCGACGGGAACGACGCCTACGTCGGCGGCAATTTCATGACCACCTTCACGCAGGAGATCCTCTTCCCCTTCTCCTCCCAGGTCTACGGTTTGATCTTCCTCGACGCGGGGAATGTCTGGAACTCCTTCGGCGAAGCGAATATATTCGATCTCAGGCGGGGGCTCGGCCTCGGGGTGAGGCTCGAGATGCCCGGCCTCGGCAATCTCGGATTCGATTACGGGTACGGTTTCGACAAGGACGGGGCCCCCGGGTGGGAACCCCATTTCACCTTCGGCACCTTCTTCTAAAAAGGTGTTTCCCCCGACGGAAAAAAGGATATATTTGGTAAAGTCCAAACCAGACACGGGAGGAACGACGATGAAACGGTACGCGATCGCGTTTGTGGCCATCCTTCTGACCGTTCTCGCCTGCGGTACGGCAGCCGCCCAGGAGCAGAAGATCGGCTACATCGACACGGGCAAGATATTCGCCGAGTTCAAGGAGACCGTCGAGGCCGAGGAGGTCTACGCCAAGGAGGTCGCCGACTGGAAACAGAAGGCCGAGGCGATGGAGGCCGAGCTGGCGCAGATGCGCGAATCGCTCCAGAGCCAGAGCCTGATGCTCAGCGAGGAGAAGCTCGCCGAGAAGAAGCTCGAACTCGACCAGAAGTTCAAGGAATACCAGCAGTACATGCAGGATGTTTTCGGCGACAACGGCGAGGCGGCCCGCAGGAACCGGGAGCTGACCCAGCCGATCGTCGAGAAGATCAACGGCGTCATCGCCACGATCGCCAAGGAACAGGGCTACACCATCATCCTCGACGCCGCCCAGGGGAACATCGTCTACGCGATCAAGGAGATCGATCTGACCGAAGCGGTCCTGCTCCGTCTCCAGGAGCAGATGGAGTCGATCCAGTAGAACAGCTCGCCGCCCGACGGCGGCCTATCCTTTCGACCTTCCGCCCCTCGGCGGACGAACGCCGCGGGCAGTCCCGCAGCCGTGCGGGAGCAGCGGACGACCGGGTGTGACTGATGGTCAGGTACACGCTACAGGAACTGGCGGAGATTGTCGACGGCGTCGTCATCGGCCCGGGAGACGTCGTGATCAGCGGCGTGGCCGGCATCAAGGAGGCGCAAACCGGGGAGATCACCTTTCTCGCCAATCCCCGCTACGAGGCGTTTCTCGGCGAGACCGGGGCCTCGGCGGTGATCGCGGACCGCGACGGCGATTCCCCCCGCCCGATCCTGCGCGTCGACAATCCGTATCTCGCATTCCTGCGCGTGGTAACGCTCTTCGCCGACGATCCGACCACGATCTACCCGCGGGGGATCCACCCGACCGCGGTCGTCGCGGACAGCGCGGCGATCGGCGACGAGGTCTCCATCGGCGCCTTCGCGTACGTCGGGGAACGCGCGACCGTGGGAGCGCAAACGACGATCCTCCCGCACACCTGTGTCTGCGCCGACGCGGCGATCGGTGAACGCTGCCTGATCTATCCGCATGTCACGGTCCGCGAGCGATGCGAGATCGGCGATCGGGTCATCGTCCACGCGGGAGCGGTGATCGGATCGGACGGCTTCGGATACGCGAGGCAGGGGGACATCCATCTCAAGATCCCCCAGATCGGGATCGTCAGGATCGAGGAGGACGTCGAGATCGGCGCGAACACGACGATCGACCGGGCGACGACCGGGGTCACCCTCGTGAGGCGGGGCTGCAAGATCGACAATCTCTGCCAGATCGCCCACAACGTCGTGATCGGCGAGGACTCGATCCTCGCCGCCCAGGCGGGGATCTCGGGGAGCACCGAGCTCGGCAGGAACGTCGTGCTCGCCGGCCAGGCGGGGCTCGTCGGTCACATCAGGATCGGCGACGGCGCCCGTGTCGGCGCCCAGGGGGGCGTCACGAAATCGATCCCGCCGCAGACGAGCGTCTCCGGCTACCCGGCGCGCGAGCACACGCAGGCGCGCAAGATCTACGCTGCGAGCAAACGCCTTCCGGACCTGCTCAGGGAGTTCAGGGAACTGCGG
The DNA window shown above is from Candidatus Krumholzibacteriota bacterium and carries:
- the lysS gene encoding lysine--tRNA ligase, with product MGIEPYPYRFERTHRIGEAIEAGEELIERKETVALAGRFTAVRGHGHTSFGDIRDDTARIQIYIKDADVDEKTFALFRLLDVGDIVGLRGHLFRTRTGELTLHVAGLELLGKSLLPLPEKYHGLKDKEIRYRRRYLDLIVNDEVLGVFLTRSRIIESLRRFLSANRFIEVETPILQPIYGGALARPFVTHHNALDIPLYLRIADELYLKRLIVGGMERVCEFAKDFRNEGMDRSHNPEFTMLECYAAWWDYRDMMAFVEEMWTTLAREIVGATTISYGEHKIDLAAPWRRLAFHDAIAEKTGRSLRDADEAAIAGAAKKAGIDVDGLTGRGELLDAIFSELVEPELIQPVFITDYPIELSPLAKVHRSEPGLVERFEPYIAGFEVGNAFSELNDPLDQRARFEDQARMRAAGAEEVHPVDEDYLRALEYGMPPTGGLGVGIDRLVMLLTDSPSIRDVILFPQMRPEKGR
- a CDS encoding FtsX-like permease family protein produces the protein MHYSISIAMRYLRTRRRAGLVSRVTMIAVGGTFVGVTALVIVLSLMNGFETELRSRIIGFNTHVLLFAHTPSAWEGIDSVAAIVDSIPEVLGTAPFVRGEALTYYELIPGVRVKTLGVIVKGIDLERERFVSTVVDSITPPITTFRTSGFDDGDDLPGIVLGRDLADALRIAIGEKMSLVTAPARLVLGKVKPRTKEFRVAGYFRTGVYEFDSRFAYVGLGEAEALFDFEGASHGLGVKIEDIYRAADVDEAIRGRLAVWEYGTNNWINQNRNLFSYIKVEKILMFLLLALIILIAAFNLVGMLTMVIMEKRSEIGILRSMGASSGGIMSIFMFEGTLIGSLGTGAGVAAGLAICALLDKIELGLPPDVYFINTLPVVVQPLDVLLIAAASLAISFLATVYPSWEACRVTPLDAIRYD
- a CDS encoding ABC transporter ATP-binding protein; protein product: MNILEAEKLDRTFPGTTTPISVLKGVDFAVAQGEVVVILGASGAGKSTLLHILGTLDRPDGGRVLIRGVDTTACGERELDRIRNRDLGFVFQFHYLLPEFSAIENVMMPAVLGGRPRAEAEKRARMLLSRVALSDRVAHRPAELSGGEQQRVAVARALMNDPGIVLADEPSGNLDETNSESLHALLVELSRSTGESFVVVTHKRELAERADRGLRLENGRLSPI
- a CDS encoding UvrB/UvrC motif-containing protein, which gives rise to MLCQFCRKREATIHFTNVMGDTVEKIHLCRQCADEKGFDYLKKSNFTMEHLLSGLMSDAAGAAPAGMRDRCPNCGATLASIMKAGKIGCSACYEHFGEGLMPSLSHMHGNTRHRGKIPGRLGGPSRRRRLEDLRRELADAVAEERYERAAEIRDEIRSIGSTDEGGAD
- a CDS encoding protein arginine kinase, translated to MGAIDELISEPASWLSGQNEESELVMSSRVRLARNLDLRSFTHRADAAELAAIRDEVRGAIGETASLGGAIVIDLDDAPEPDRMLLAERRLVSLAMVKKHVGRSLVVDRTESMSVMINEEDHLRLQAVSSGLSLGEAFARIDGLDDEIDGRLPYAWSERLGYLTACATNVGTGMRVSAMVHLPGLVRNKDIAPVLDGLSHVRLTVRGAYGEGSQAMGNFFQVSNSITLGVSEADTVRNLVSHVRKLLEFEKKAREVLMRKARSLLEDSIWRAAGILRTARVLTSKEAMGLISSVRMGVGMGIITDVGLADINEMTIMIQPMHLQFLFRRAMDAEERDRCRADYVRARFGG
- a CDS encoding ATP-dependent Clp protease ATP-binding subunit, encoding MNDKFTERVRKVIYLARDEANRLQHEYIGTEHLLLGIVREGEGIAAMVLRKLDLDFEQIQQAVENLVKPVGGTLTIGEVPLTPRAKRVLELAVEEARLLGHSYVGTEHLLLGLIREGDGVAARVLLELGVDRKRVRDEIMKILARSGGPGAKRAIKEKSETPTLDQFGRDLTQLARDNKLDPIIGRDHEIGRIVQILCRRKKNNPVLIGEPGVGKTAIVEGLAQRIVESKVPELLRDKRITTLDLASIVAGTKYRGQFEERLKTIINEIRDNEQVIIFIDEIHTIVGAGGAEGAIDASNMLKPALARGEIQCIGATTLDEYRKHIEKDGALERRFQSVIINPPTENETIRIIKGLRDKYEAHHRTKFTDEAITQAVHLSQRYIQGRFLPDKAIDIIDEAGARARLTVTTVPEELRKIEKRIEEVALEKESAIQAQEFEKAAAFRDTEKELRGTLQEMHREWSESRQEKESVVTEKDIAAVISEMTGIPVSDVEEEETVKLLNLEGELRRRVVGQEEALKAIATAVRRNRAGLRDPRRPIGSFIFLGPTGVGKTELARTLSATLFESEDALIQIDMSEYMEKFAISRLVGAPPGYVGYEEGGQLTEKVRRKPYSVVLLDEIEKAHPDVFNLLLQILEEGSLTDSFGRRVDFKNTVLIMTSNVGAKEVKGRKGMGFVSDEDDAGYQHMKSKILDAAKQLFNPEFINRLDEIIVFRQLLREDLMQIIEILLADLYRRLESQGLDFEITMEAKEYILDRGFDPELGARPLKRAIQKLLEDPLSERMLSGAITRNERLRITTDPGAKTLLFETVKQTQP
- the bamA gene encoding outer membrane protein assembly factor BamA yields the protein MARTRLACMTMTMLLLLAAPAIAQRIDRIEVRGNRNISAERIISIFGLREGVDFRPEAVTAGIKRLVRSKDFADIRAFRRIEGGAVTIVLEVQEYPRVSRVVVEGTDKLKKSDVEAKILLREGFFARPSIMTKDAEAIRALYAEKGYNRTRVETVTGTPDDDGRAVVLYRIREGGKIKIRHIDFLGNGQIDSKTLRDAMESSEDRWWRGGDLKPKQIEEDLKTLRRLYENEGYLDATVELASQEEVDGGGKVDLFIAVDEGPRYVLGDITWSGNETVTDEEIAALITVEEGDPYAREMIEIGQVGQVNSLYWERGYIWSRVIPERSIRRRRIDLDLQIVENDPAYIREIKISGNAKTFEDVIRREFRTYPGDKFELNRVQRSLRDVFQLGYFAGPPNIDTEPVNDAGDINLLIAVEEKQTGNFKFGFGFSQLYSASGFFGIQEPNFLGRGNSIALDWEFGKYRTNLNCRYTEPNLFGTETAFTVNLFNWILDRVQQLYYTDRRKGFSLQLGHPFPLLDYTRISGSYRLEQVELSNFSESYPETGALREVDWPLNKSSFMLSLTRNSTDSPFHPTTGSVTSLSTEFAGGPLGGNVKFIRYTAGMSWFRNIFWKFTFHLDMTAGLIDDFGGAGGVQDYEKYRLGGNRRYALRGYDFYEVVPDGNDAYVGGNFMTTFTQEILFPFSSQVYGLIFLDAGNVWNSFGEANIFDLRRGLGLGVRLEMPGLGNLGFDYGYGFDKDGAPGWEPHFTFGTFF
- a CDS encoding OmpH family outer membrane protein; the protein is MKRYAIAFVAILLTVLACGTAAAQEQKIGYIDTGKIFAEFKETVEAEEVYAKEVADWKQKAEAMEAELAQMRESLQSQSLMLSEEKLAEKKLELDQKFKEYQQYMQDVFGDNGEAARRNRELTQPIVEKINGVIATIAKEQGYTIILDAAQGNIVYAIKEIDLTEAVLLRLQEQMESIQ
- the lpxD gene encoding UDP-3-O-(3-hydroxymyristoyl)glucosamine N-acyltransferase; protein product: MVRYTLQELAEIVDGVVIGPGDVVISGVAGIKEAQTGEITFLANPRYEAFLGETGASAVIADRDGDSPRPILRVDNPYLAFLRVVTLFADDPTTIYPRGIHPTAVVADSAAIGDEVSIGAFAYVGERATVGAQTTILPHTCVCADAAIGERCLIYPHVTVRERCEIGDRVIVHAGAVIGSDGFGYARQGDIHLKIPQIGIVRIEEDVEIGANTTIDRATTGVTLVRRGCKIDNLCQIAHNVVIGEDSILAAQAGISGSTELGRNVVLAGQAGLVGHIRIGDGARVGAQGGVTKSIPPQTSVSGYPAREHTQARKIYAASKRLPDLLREFRELRARVEALEKGPGSGAPAEDD